From Elusimicrobiaceae bacterium, a single genomic window includes:
- a CDS encoding pilus assembly protein: MTIFHRRHEGQVTVELMLILPVLMLMIFFILEYGNIAYHTIIANHASYEFARIGALTGAKKPSGKASTGPMVTKINAAKQKVFGADASRISVKVKLQNTGVDPMYKKHRHEDVIVTVVYPVRLAFPGTSWLLASEPKRNGVRKIEATTRMPVEKLYAGSDPK, from the coding sequence ATGACAATTTTTCATAGGAGGCATGAGGGGCAGGTAACGGTAGAATTGATGCTCATTCTGCCGGTGCTAATGTTGATGATATTCTTTATCCTAGAATATGGCAACATTGCCTATCATACCATTATTGCTAACCATGCTTCCTATGAATTTGCCCGAATCGGCGCTTTAACAGGGGCTAAAAAGCCTAGCGGTAAAGCCAGTACCGGGCCGATGGTAACAAAGATTAACGCGGCCAAGCAAAAGGTGTTTGGCGCGGATGCATCCCGCATTTCGGTGAAAGTTAAATTGCAAAACACCGGTGTGGACCCGATGTATAAAAAACATCGGCATGAAGATGTAATCGTAACGGTGGTATATCCGGTGCGGTTAGCGTTTCCGGGGACTAGTTGGTTACTCGCCAGCGAGCCGAAACGCAACGGTGTACGCAAAATAGAAGCTACTACGCGTATGCCGGTAGAAAAATTATATGCCGGCTCGGATCCTAAGTGA
- the cpaB gene encoding Flp pilus assembly protein CpaB, which produces MKKGIMLPLLLAFLAALVYWMIVHNAEKKLNASKTVKTVLVPVRDIKEREVIKRDYLKRIQVPAAYVQKDAFTYTTDADFAKIDNAIARIQIPKGNQISKYAVTSLSPEAGLSSKIPVQMRGFVMVVDSNVASMIKPDDNVDILLTFEALMKTGARQKVTVTLLQNVKVLGVGSDLGQGLDAKAAAALRNQEEDASAYTDTSALSLALSPRDAQYLALAKEEGTLSVILRSHGDVTNYLMEIATFEKLFS; this is translated from the coding sequence ATGAAAAAAGGAATTATGCTTCCGTTGCTGTTAGCATTCTTAGCAGCTTTGGTTTATTGGATGATTGTACACAATGCTGAAAAAAAATTGAATGCTTCTAAGACAGTCAAAACTGTTTTGGTGCCTGTGCGCGATATTAAAGAGCGCGAAGTAATTAAGCGTGACTACTTGAAACGCATTCAAGTGCCTGCTGCCTATGTGCAAAAAGACGCTTTTACTTATACAACCGATGCAGATTTTGCCAAAATAGACAATGCCATTGCACGGATTCAAATCCCGAAAGGAAACCAGATTTCCAAATATGCCGTTACCTCGCTTTCTCCCGAGGCCGGTTTGTCCAGTAAAATTCCGGTTCAGATGAGAGGTTTTGTCATGGTGGTCGATAGCAACGTAGCTAGCATGATTAAACCCGACGATAACGTGGACATCTTGCTCACGTTTGAGGCCCTGATGAAAACAGGGGCTCGGCAGAAAGTAACCGTAACGCTACTTCAGAACGTAAAAGTGTTAGGTGTAGGTTCTGACTTGGGACAAGGATTGGATGCCAAAGCGGCCGCCGCCTTGCGTAACCAAGAGGAAGACGCTTCCGCGTATACAGATACGAGCGCGTTGAGCTTGGCTCTGTCTCCGCGTGATGCACAATACTTAGCCTTGGCTAAGGAAGAAGGAACGTTATCCGTCATCTTACGTTCTCACGGAGATGTGACGAACTACTTGATGGAAATTGCCACCTTTGAGAAATTATTTTCATAA
- a CDS encoding type II and III secretion system protein has translation MKFTSKLTLWILLLVLACPAAFAKKTHLVAVSADVVEIGGTMTSAKGFEWNQIFDFEEANIPGILSLGEFARKTAVITRLRLSETEGRAQILSNPKIVTSSGNSAKITVGGKVPIPVVNNQGVGSQLEEYGILLNVLPTIIPERGNIIDLQVQLSVSSVDYSRTVSVGTATAPSFTNRDVETHVELNSGETLVIGGLKSSYRNVSETRVPFLGRLPLIGLLFKYKDVTEEQRSLFLFITVEVVE, from the coding sequence ATGAAATTTACTTCTAAACTGACTTTATGGATATTGCTACTGGTGTTAGCTTGCCCTGCCGCATTTGCTAAGAAAACGCATTTGGTGGCTGTAAGTGCCGACGTGGTAGAAATCGGCGGTACGATGACTTCGGCCAAAGGGTTTGAATGGAACCAAATCTTTGACTTTGAAGAAGCCAACATCCCGGGTATTTTATCTTTGGGTGAATTTGCCCGTAAGACAGCGGTCATTACCCGTTTACGTTTATCCGAAACGGAAGGGCGGGCGCAGATTTTGTCCAACCCGAAAATTGTGACCAGTTCCGGTAACAGCGCCAAAATTACGGTAGGTGGTAAAGTGCCTATACCGGTGGTAAATAACCAAGGGGTAGGTTCCCAGTTGGAAGAATATGGTATCTTGCTAAACGTATTACCTACCATTATTCCGGAAAGAGGGAATATTATTGACTTGCAGGTACAGTTGTCTGTATCTTCAGTAGACTATTCTCGTACGGTATCCGTCGGTACCGCTACGGCTCCTTCTTTCACCAACCGTGACGTGGAAACCCATGTGGAACTCAATAGCGGGGAAACCTTGGTGATTGGCGGTTTGAAGAGCAGCTACCGCAACGTTAGTGAAACCCGCGTGCCATTTCTGGGACGCCTTCCGTTAATCGGTTTGTTGTTTAAGTATAAAGACGTAACGGAAGAACAACGCTCTCTATTCTTGTTTATTACCGTGGAAGTGGTGGAATAA
- the tadA gene encoding Flp pilus assembly complex ATPase component TadA — translation MAEEQLENPKSEAKIIALSSPKEGAGKTTLTLNLALGWAGIQKRPVLIVPLDPLARQEHSFYLDIKKPVSVADILRTLGNANIAVVGGLLRGKISMSQWGVGVLPLGNTRAQIASISPKILIPILSRLSQTFDIFLDVDSSFPMQAFAFDIADKIFWVSNATRTHLNSTVQLFNDYKEQRYPMERVSVICNQYDMPGSIPYEEVEKFYNSLGRGIDVFLPWDEGIMTTSNQKGVEIISNPQSEWIKGLRLVLAKIRDLTPAPKDWHASVSDEEFTQAAKEIWAPIMAGGVGVGAGPESHIAVEEEGEAGKTKLSFWDDLKQKIHKEVVRTLEVERIVISDESSASAQTRKRVAAIVDDILQKQPNLQFSRDQRTRFASELLDEILGLGPLETLMRDASVTEIMVNAFDKIFIEQKGKLTLTKYKFRNNEQVVQVIKRIVSPLGRRIDESVPLVDARLKDGSRVNAIIAPLAVSGPTLTIRRFSQKPFGPEDYFRFGTISPECMEFLQKCVKIRKNIIVCGGTGTGKTTFLNALSGYIANDERIITVEDTAELRLQQPHWVSLESRPPNVEGKGAITIQDLVKNCLRMRPDRIVVGECRGAEALDMLQAMNTGHEGSLTTIHANTPRDGLSRLEAMCMQASGDLPIFAIREMISSAVNMIVQLSRFSDGSRKVTYITEMHGQKDGMIQSTDLFRYVQTGVDENGKVQGMFAPTGNLPTFYNDFKAKGVPVPEDVFLKGAIKFDEDDNPILPQSEQTPPPPPGVHG, via the coding sequence ATGGCAGAAGAACAATTAGAAAACCCGAAAAGCGAAGCAAAAATTATCGCATTAAGCTCTCCCAAAGAAGGCGCAGGGAAAACAACCCTGACGCTCAATTTGGCGCTTGGTTGGGCCGGTATTCAAAAGAGACCGGTGTTAATTGTTCCTCTCGATCCTTTAGCCCGTCAAGAGCATAGCTTTTATTTGGATATTAAAAAGCCGGTCAGCGTGGCTGATATTTTGCGCACGCTCGGCAATGCCAACATCGCCGTAGTGGGCGGGTTGTTACGCGGTAAAATTTCCATGTCTCAATGGGGGGTGGGGGTGTTGCCTTTGGGAAATACGCGTGCCCAAATTGCCTCTATCAGTCCTAAAATTTTAATTCCCATTCTGTCACGCTTATCGCAAACGTTTGATATTTTCTTGGATGTGGATTCTTCTTTCCCGATGCAGGCGTTTGCTTTTGATATTGCAGATAAGATTTTTTGGGTGTCCAATGCTACACGTACGCATCTGAACTCCACCGTGCAGTTGTTTAATGATTACAAAGAACAGCGCTATCCTATGGAACGGGTAAGTGTCATTTGTAACCAGTACGACATGCCGGGATCTATCCCTTACGAAGAAGTGGAAAAGTTTTATAACTCCTTAGGCCGCGGTATTGATGTATTTTTACCTTGGGATGAGGGGATTATGACCACTTCCAATCAGAAAGGGGTGGAAATTATTTCAAATCCGCAGTCTGAGTGGATTAAGGGCTTGCGTTTAGTATTGGCTAAAATCCGTGATTTAACGCCCGCACCTAAAGATTGGCACGCTTCTGTATCAGATGAAGAATTTACGCAAGCAGCCAAAGAAATTTGGGCTCCCATTATGGCAGGCGGAGTGGGAGTTGGAGCTGGGCCGGAAAGCCATATTGCAGTGGAAGAAGAAGGAGAAGCCGGCAAAACGAAACTATCTTTCTGGGATGATTTGAAACAAAAAATCCACAAAGAAGTAGTCCGCACGCTGGAAGTGGAACGTATTGTGATTAGTGATGAAAGTTCCGCCAGTGCACAAACCCGCAAACGGGTGGCGGCTATTGTGGACGACATTTTGCAAAAGCAGCCCAATTTGCAGTTCTCCCGCGATCAACGTACTCGCTTTGCTTCTGAATTGTTAGATGAAATTTTGGGGTTAGGGCCCTTGGAAACCTTGATGCGCGATGCCAGCGTTACCGAAATCATGGTCAACGCCTTTGACAAGATTTTTATCGAGCAAAAAGGTAAGTTGACCTTAACCAAATACAAATTTAGAAATAACGAACAAGTGGTGCAGGTAATCAAGCGTATTGTATCTCCGTTAGGACGTCGTATTGACGAATCCGTACCACTCGTAGACGCCCGTTTGAAAGACGGTTCCCGTGTCAACGCTATTATTGCGCCGTTGGCGGTGTCCGGACCTACCTTGACGATTCGTCGTTTCTCGCAAAAACCTTTCGGACCGGAAGATTATTTCCGCTTTGGTACGATTAGTCCGGAATGTATGGAATTTTTACAGAAATGCGTAAAAATTCGTAAAAACATTATTGTGTGCGGTGGTACCGGTACCGGTAAAACTACATTCTTGAACGCGCTTTCCGGTTATATTGCCAATGATGAACGTATCATTACGGTAGAAGATACGGCCGAGCTTCGTTTGCAACAGCCACACTGGGTATCGTTGGAAAGCCGTCCGCCCAACGTGGAAGGAAAAGGTGCTATTACCATTCAAGATTTAGTTAAGAACTGCTTGCGTATGCGTCCGGACCGTATTGTAGTAGGGGAGTGCCGCGGTGCAGAAGCACTGGACATGTTACAGGCCATGAACACCGGTCACGAAGGTTCTCTGACCACTATTCACGCCAATACCCCGCGTGACGGACTATCTCGTTTGGAAGCCATGTGTATGCAGGCCAGCGGAGATTTACCCATTTTTGCTATTCGCGAAATGATTTCGTCAGCCGTAAATATGATTGTACAGCTGTCTCGTTTTTCGGACGGCTCCAGAAAGGTAACCTACATCACGGAAATGCACGGACAAAAAGACGGGATGATTCAATCTACCGACTTGTTCCGCTATGTGCAGACCGGAGTAGATGAGAATGGTAAAGTGCAGGGGATGTTCGCCCCGACAGGCAATTTGCCTACTTTCTACAATGATTTTAAGGCAAAAGGGGTACCGGTGCCGGAAGATGTGTTCTTGAAAGGGGCTATTAAGTTTGACGAAGATGATAACCCCATCTTGCCGCAATCCGAACAAACCCCACCGCCACCGCCGGGAGTACACGGATAA
- a CDS encoding type II secretion system F family protein, with the protein MKKIGWLISLLILVLGVLAPRPVSARALDQNDKRKIECAMFKMYALSNYFNVDMPADQKQYKYPQSCGKNLAGKTIKMPDWFPKELEAMDKLKVVYIQGEGTLSEATLWYRTFANVYAFLDRANNALDPSQPVVLEQLSRGYVSNRIKLVSNLDRLNKELVRGQEVYSMKDSMQGRGRSMLATLEFMNREFYSTIESFTSPAAQKENKYRQSVMAVVTLANQLWSEFRAAPLPANPPDAKIYQTTDGERLFSTLLMLLGAFLIGYAVYLLMEAKSDEINRGWAQYREKSMIWAEDFNRQFLTIDVKYIVFGTLAVFALMGLLMGISMGGFGGVLIFILFVIVGAYAGIRMPKVVLDKLKKSRGVKINGQLMDALILLSNSLRSGMDIVQGFELVSHDMRPQIADEFGLVIKNYQLGTPFEKALEGLDERVESRMLSYTIKAIIIQRQVGGNLTVIFSRLVENIREESKLEEKLEAMTAQQKIQSIVVSIMPVIMLGVMFLFRPDEMIGFYTTPVGIFVLFFCFVWIMIGMKLIQKLGEVRV; encoded by the coding sequence ATGAAGAAGATAGGATGGCTGATTAGTTTGTTGATACTGGTGTTGGGAGTGTTAGCTCCGCGGCCGGTGTCTGCGCGCGCTTTGGACCAAAATGACAAACGCAAAATAGAGTGTGCGATGTTTAAGATGTATGCGCTGAGTAACTATTTTAACGTCGACATGCCAGCCGATCAAAAACAATATAAGTATCCACAATCCTGTGGAAAAAATCTAGCCGGAAAAACTATTAAGATGCCTGATTGGTTTCCTAAAGAATTGGAAGCCATGGACAAATTAAAAGTGGTCTACATCCAAGGGGAAGGAACCTTGAGTGAAGCGACTCTTTGGTACCGTACTTTTGCTAACGTATATGCTTTCTTAGACCGGGCCAACAATGCTTTGGATCCCAGTCAACCGGTAGTTCTGGAACAGCTTTCTCGCGGTTATGTAAGCAACAGAATTAAATTGGTTTCTAACTTAGACCGTTTAAATAAAGAACTGGTACGTGGTCAAGAAGTGTACAGCATGAAAGATAGTATGCAGGGACGCGGCCGGTCTATGTTGGCCACCTTGGAATTTATGAACCGTGAGTTTTATAGCACGATTGAGTCTTTTACCAGTCCTGCTGCTCAAAAGGAGAATAAATACCGCCAATCTGTGATGGCTGTGGTTACACTGGCTAATCAACTGTGGAGCGAGTTCCGTGCGGCTCCGTTGCCGGCCAATCCGCCGGATGCCAAGATTTATCAAACTACCGATGGTGAACGCTTATTTAGCACCTTGCTAATGCTTTTGGGTGCTTTCCTCATTGGTTACGCGGTTTATCTATTGATGGAAGCCAAGAGCGATGAAATTAATCGTGGTTGGGCCCAGTACCGTGAAAAGAGTATGATTTGGGCCGAAGATTTCAACCGTCAATTTTTGACCATTGATGTAAAGTATATTGTATTTGGAACGTTGGCTGTCTTTGCGTTGATGGGGTTATTGATGGGAATATCTATGGGTGGTTTTGGCGGAGTATTGATATTTATTCTATTTGTGATAGTGGGTGCTTATGCCGGAATCCGTATGCCCAAAGTAGTGTTGGATAAACTTAAAAAGAGCCGCGGGGTCAAGATTAATGGCCAGCTGATGGATGCCTTAATTTTGCTATCCAACTCTTTGCGCTCCGGTATGGATATTGTGCAGGGGTTTGAGTTGGTGTCACACGATATGCGTCCGCAGATTGCCGATGAATTTGGCCTGGTGATTAAGAATTATCAATTAGGTACGCCGTTTGAAAAGGCCTTGGAAGGCCTGGACGAACGGGTGGAAAGCCGTATGCTTTCTTATACGATTAAAGCCATTATCATTCAACGACAGGTGGGTGGAAACTTGACGGTTATTTTCTCACGCTTGGTGGAAAATATTCGTGAAGAAAGTAAGTTGGAAGAAAAATTGGAAGCTATGACTGCCCAACAAAAAATTCAGTCCATTGTGGTCAGTATTATGCCGGTCATTATGCTAGGGGTTATGTTCTTGTTCCGCCCCGATGAGATGATTGGCTTTTACACCACTCCTGTAGGCATTTTTGTGCTGTTCTTCTGCTTTGTGTGGATTATGATTGGTATGAAACTCATCCAAAAATTGGGCGAGGTGAGGGTATAA
- a CDS encoding type II secretion system F family protein — protein MDMLSLILNLILLFGAVSLFFAVLAIFAPKEEGGQIVDVAAQRFKSSSSFASLQPETKFWDRVAVFCLNTFHLEKPLEEIHMQLGSPDYPQPVNILYWKVACAIGVPLAIMIMFQTVFGILFVPVGFYLPDMMLKSKIQKRQAEILGNFSTTVDLAALIIESGLDYLTAFERIISIAKVKTVLEEELEKTLNEIKLGYSRREALERFANRTGVQEVRSLVGLIIQSDELGTSLVDLLRNFSSDLRSRRMSRAEKLAAQASTKMLFPLFVFIFPTIFILILSPMIKGLLSQGLSF, from the coding sequence ATGGACATGTTATCACTAATTCTCAATCTCATTTTACTGTTTGGAGCCGTGTCTTTATTTTTTGCGGTGCTGGCCATTTTCGCCCCAAAAGAGGAAGGCGGTCAGATTGTAGACGTCGCTGCCCAACGTTTTAAGTCTTCTTCCAGTTTTGCCAGTTTGCAACCCGAAACTAAGTTTTGGGACCGGGTTGCTGTATTCTGCTTAAATACCTTCCATCTGGAAAAACCGTTGGAAGAAATTCATATGCAGTTAGGTAGCCCGGACTATCCGCAACCGGTGAATATTCTGTATTGGAAAGTAGCCTGTGCGATTGGGGTGCCGCTGGCCATCATGATTATGTTCCAAACCGTTTTTGGAATACTTTTTGTACCGGTAGGTTTTTATTTGCCGGATATGATGTTGAAAAGTAAGATCCAAAAACGACAAGCCGAAATTTTGGGGAACTTTTCTACTACCGTAGATTTGGCCGCTCTGATTATTGAATCTGGTTTGGATTACTTAACCGCTTTTGAACGTATTATCAGTATTGCAAAGGTGAAGACGGTATTGGAAGAAGAACTGGAAAAAACCCTCAATGAAATTAAGTTGGGTTATTCCCGCCGTGAAGCGTTGGAACGCTTTGCAAACCGTACCGGCGTACAGGAAGTGCGCTCTTTGGTCGGCTTGATTATTCAATCCGATGAGTTGGGTACCAGTTTGGTGGATTTGTTGCGTAACTTCTCCTCCGATTTGCGAAGTCGTCGTATGAGCCGTGCCGAAAAACTGGCCGCACAGGCTTCTACAAAAATGTTGTTTCCGTTATTTGTATTTATTTTCCCGACAATCTTTATTCTGATTTTGTCGCCGATGATTAAAGGTCTGTTGTCGCAAGGATTAAGTTTTTAA
- a CDS encoding hybrid sensor histidine kinase/response regulator, whose translation MDKQVKILVVDDDNNLRETLADLLEIEGYKVYQAGNGQECVDLISSEFFNLILMDYNLPDETGLDLIRKIRGFNQETQIVMITAYASLNSIMEAMKESVYDFLIKPVDFDYLKRTINRALDKYFLEQSNKDLLAQLKARNADLDRLNNMKSKFFSIVSHDLSNSLMTLKMSFDMLKKRLNPDEDQAKKMSYMDESLGQIEHLIKDLVDWAAIEKGKLRIEKTNFELTSSLKKTAEIFKDKASKRSITVTFESVGEMNVFADEKRIRQVISNILENAVRHTPDGGQIAVTVSKLDEKNAKVSIKDSGDGIDPEKAPELFTSFMQLGDKSRVGRLGLGLSIAKDIIVNHGGRIWAQSDGLGLGATFNFTLPISGL comes from the coding sequence ATGGATAAACAGGTCAAAATTTTAGTAGTTGATGATGATAATAATTTGCGGGAAACCTTAGCTGATTTGCTGGAAATAGAAGGCTATAAAGTCTATCAAGCCGGCAATGGGCAGGAGTGCGTTGATTTAATTTCCTCAGAATTTTTTAATTTGATTTTGATGGATTATAACTTACCGGATGAAACCGGATTAGATTTAATTCGCAAAATCCGCGGGTTTAACCAAGAGACTCAGATTGTAATGATTACCGCCTATGCCTCTCTCAATTCCATCATGGAAGCAATGAAGGAATCAGTCTATGATTTTTTGATCAAGCCGGTCGATTTTGATTATTTAAAACGTACGATTAATCGTGCCTTGGATAAATACTTTTTGGAACAGAGCAACAAAGACTTATTGGCTCAATTAAAGGCGCGCAATGCAGATTTGGATCGTTTGAACAATATGAAATCCAAATTCTTTTCTATCGTGTCTCACGATTTGTCCAACTCTTTGATGACCTTAAAAATGAGTTTTGATATGCTCAAAAAACGTCTAAATCCCGACGAAGACCAAGCCAAAAAAATGTCCTACATGGATGAATCGTTGGGGCAGATTGAACATTTAATCAAAGATTTAGTGGACTGGGCGGCTATTGAAAAAGGTAAACTGCGTATTGAAAAAACTAATTTTGAATTAACGTCCAGTTTGAAGAAAACAGCAGAGATTTTTAAGGACAAAGCCAGTAAACGTTCCATCACGGTCACCTTTGAAAGTGTGGGAGAAATGAATGTGTTTGCCGACGAAAAACGCATTCGCCAAGTGATTTCCAACATTCTGGAAAATGCGGTGCGTCATACGCCTGATGGCGGACAGATTGCCGTAACCGTAAGCAAACTGGATGAAAAAAATGCTAAAGTGTCGATAAAGGATTCCGGGGATGGTATTGATCCGGAAAAGGCGCCGGAGTTGTTTACCAGTTTCATGCAACTGGGAGATAAAAGCCGGGTAGGTCGTTTAGGACTGGGTCTGTCGATTGCCAAGGATATTATTGTCAATCACGGCGGTCGAATTTGGGCGCAGAGTGATGGGTTGGGCTTGGGGGCCACCTTCAATTTTACGTTGCCCATCAGCGGACTATAA
- a CDS encoding response regulator transcription factor, producing MTTKKKKVKVLIADDQTLFREGIRDVLNSEKWIEVIGEAADGLEVVAQAKKLKPDVVLMDIKLPKLDGIAATRKIREAVPEVNVLMLSSFEDEAHVLDAIQAGANGYLSKMLPAAELVNAIKTFTTEGLMIPQQLMGKLLSGLRNMGPGNAPSQATLTKTEIKVMDLLGKGLSNKELAKALDCSVKTIKNHLNSAFHKLGVSSRTEAVVKAIEKGLISSEGNTFPDEE from the coding sequence ATGACCACGAAAAAGAAAAAAGTGAAAGTGTTAATCGCAGATGATCAAACTTTATTTCGCGAAGGAATCCGAGATGTATTGAATTCCGAAAAATGGATAGAGGTCATTGGAGAAGCTGCTGACGGATTGGAAGTGGTAGCGCAAGCCAAAAAACTTAAACCAGATGTAGTGCTCATGGATATTAAGCTGCCTAAACTGGACGGCATTGCCGCTACGCGTAAAATTCGTGAAGCAGTGCCGGAAGTGAACGTACTCATGCTTTCGTCCTTTGAAGATGAGGCGCACGTATTGGATGCTATTCAAGCCGGAGCCAATGGATATTTGTCTAAAATGTTGCCGGCAGCCGAACTTGTTAACGCGATCAAAACATTTACCACAGAAGGATTGATGATTCCGCAACAGTTGATGGGTAAGTTACTTAGCGGACTGCGCAATATGGGGCCCGGCAATGCTCCCAGTCAGGCCACTTTGACCAAGACGGAAATTAAGGTCATGGATTTGTTAGGAAAAGGGCTGAGTAATAAAGAGTTAGCCAAAGCACTTGATTGCAGTGTGAAAACGATTAAAAATCATCTCAATAGTGCTTTTCATAAATTGGGAGTCAGTAGCCGTACGGAAGCAGTCGTGAAGGCTATTGAAAAAGGACTTATTTCCTCAGAAGGAAATACATTCCCGGACGAGGAGTAG
- a CDS encoding tetratricopeptide repeat protein: MSIRKNTLFVLFSALLWAAAVPAWAFFPFDFGKKEIKTDYSQTVWDRIMLDQSVSDMRRGMGEMSLASYQAAANSFAKAIIKNPNDALPHFLYGASLYWSGKVDDAMSEYREGLRLEPRDAMGYQLMGIAWGWKGDIAQAQENFLKATQLNPLKADSHMNLGSTYAAQHEWEKALDEYRRAVELMPREPLYHYQLGTLYDFMGRDSQAEESYHKALKYFSRYEDAQLALAALYEKQDHTEEALKYYKKAVKTKPGDFVARLRYGYLLTRLGRREEARAVLEEAFSIAPFKSDGLALNAVYRASGQNADDFQKQIDQFKQNLLKVPAGKDINVQVNLDYQPLATPAASGDKNSKFAEAYQSLRASSAVADGATPMSFQRSFVLNATDENTRASQVENFTQELTRAATMGGDKYQVSMTLQGRTMDYTSPSALTQNRTVAPKAVYDPRIVGNDMGLWVMGKTWIRYVEDIAADLQEEKMNGAEYSILQGLAALLAGQAGAARDIFAEAASQNSKDVLPLLGLGTAAVIAADDEQAAAYYRQVLSLQPHHKVATRNLKILENQ; the protein is encoded by the coding sequence ATGTCTATTAGGAAAAATACCCTATTTGTCTTGTTTAGCGCTCTGCTGTGGGCCGCCGCCGTGCCCGCGTGGGCATTTTTCCCGTTTGACTTCGGTAAAAAAGAAATCAAAACCGACTATTCCCAAACCGTTTGGGACCGTATTATGTTAGATCAGTCCGTTTCCGATATGCGGCGCGGGATGGGGGAAATGTCTTTGGCCAGTTATCAGGCGGCGGCTAATTCATTTGCCAAAGCAATTATTAAAAACCCAAACGATGCGCTGCCGCATTTCTTGTACGGTGCTTCTTTGTATTGGAGCGGAAAGGTGGATGATGCTATGAGCGAGTACCGCGAGGGCTTGCGCTTAGAGCCGCGCGATGCCATGGGGTATCAGCTGATGGGTATTGCCTGGGGGTGGAAAGGGGATATTGCTCAAGCTCAGGAAAATTTCTTAAAAGCCACCCAATTAAACCCGCTTAAAGCAGACAGCCACATGAATTTGGGTTCTACCTATGCCGCTCAGCATGAGTGGGAAAAGGCATTGGATGAGTATCGCCGCGCCGTGGAACTGATGCCGCGTGAGCCTTTGTATCATTATCAGTTGGGCACTTTGTATGACTTTATGGGCAGAGACAGCCAGGCCGAAGAATCTTATCACAAGGCCTTGAAGTATTTTTCCCGTTATGAAGATGCACAGCTGGCACTGGCGGCTCTGTACGAAAAACAAGACCACACCGAAGAAGCGTTGAAGTATTACAAAAAAGCAGTGAAAACCAAACCCGGAGATTTTGTGGCACGCCTGCGATACGGTTATTTGCTCACGCGTCTGGGGCGACGCGAAGAAGCGCGGGCCGTATTAGAGGAGGCATTTTCTATTGCTCCATTTAAGTCAGACGGGCTGGCTCTTAATGCCGTGTACCGCGCTAGCGGACAGAACGCCGACGATTTCCAAAAACAAATTGATCAGTTTAAGCAGAATTTGCTCAAAGTGCCGGCCGGAAAAGATATTAATGTGCAAGTAAATTTGGATTATCAGCCGTTAGCTACCCCCGCCGCTTCCGGCGATAAAAACAGTAAATTTGCAGAGGCCTATCAAAGTTTGCGTGCCTCCTCCGCTGTGGCAGACGGTGCAACCCCCATGTCTTTCCAGCGCAGTTTTGTATTAAACGCCACCGATGAAAACACCCGCGCCTCGCAAGTGGAAAATTTTACGCAAGAGCTTACCCGCGCGGCCACCATGGGGGGAGATAAATATCAAGTAAGTATGACCTTGCAAGGGCGCACGATGGATTATACGTCCCCGTCTGCTTTGACCCAAAACCGCACGGTGGCCCCCAAAGCGGTGTATGACCCGCGCATTGTGGGAAATGATATGGGACTATGGGTCATGGGCAAAACATGGATACGGTATGTGGAAGATATTGCGGCTGACTTGCAGGAAGAAAAAATGAACGGCGCGGAATATTCCATTTTACAGGGACTGGCGGCCCTGCTTGCCGGACAAGCCGGAGCGGCACGGGATATTTTTGCCGAGGCGGCCTCGCAAAATTCGAAGGATGTTTTGCCCTTATTAGGCCTAGGTACGGCGGCGGTTATTGCGGCAGACGACGAGCAAGCCGCGGCGTATTACCGGCAAGTGCTCTCTTTGCAACCTCATCATAAAGTGGCCACGCGCAATCTGAAAATTTTGGAGAATCAATGA